A region of Vitis riparia cultivar Riparia Gloire de Montpellier isolate 1030 chromosome 1, EGFV_Vit.rip_1.0, whole genome shotgun sequence DNA encodes the following proteins:
- the LOC117923246 gene encoding flavonoid 3',5'-methyltransferase, protein MSSSSHKGILKTEALTKYILETSAYPREHEQLKGLREATVEKHKYWSLMNVPVDEGLFISMLLKIMNAKKTIELGVFTGYSLLATALALPQDGKIIAVDPDKEAYQTGVPFIKKAGVEHKINFIQSDAMTVLNDLIADGKEEGTLDFAMVDADKENYLNYHELLLKLVRVGGIIAYDNTLWFGSVARSEEEEMMDFERAGRVHFMKLNKFLASDPRVELSHLSIGDGVALCRRLY, encoded by the exons ATGTCCAGCTCAAGTCACAAGGGGATTCTCAAAACTGAAGCCCTCACAAAG TATATATTGGAAACAAGTGCATACCCAAGAGAGCATGAGCAGCTGAAAGGCCTCAGGGAGGCCACGGTAGAAAAGCATAAGTATTG GAGCCTGATGAATGTCCCTGTCGATGAGGGACTGTTCATTTCAATGCTTCTAAAGATCATGAATGCCAAGAAGACAATCGAACTCGGAGTGTTCACCGGTTATTCTCTCTTGGCAACAGCTCTTGCCCTGCCTCAAGATGGCAAG ATAATAGCGGTTGATCCAGATAAAGAAGCGTACCAAACTGGAGTGCCATTTATCAAGAAGGCAGGTGTGGAGCATAAGATCAACTTCATTCAATCAGATGCAATGACAGTTCTAAACGATCTCATTGCCGAT GGGAAAGAAGAAGGGACATTGGACTTTGCGATGGTGGATGCTGATAAGGAGAACTACCTCAACTACCATGAGCTGCTGCTGAAGTTGGTTAGAGTTGGAGGCATAATCGCTTACGATAACACTCTATGGTTTGGTTCAGTAGCGCGatctgaagaagaagaaatgatggATTTTGAGAGAGCAGGCAGAGTCCATTTCATGAAGTTGAACAAATTCTTGGCATCAGATCCCAGGGTTGAACTCTCTCACCTTTCTATTGGAGATGGCGTCGCGCTCTGCAGGCGCCTCTATTAG